From a single Podarcis raffonei isolate rPodRaf1 chromosome 10, rPodRaf1.pri, whole genome shotgun sequence genomic region:
- the ANO6 gene encoding anoctamin-6 isoform X2 — translation MEEQQPVLEEVEQDVFQSYGTMPGQQPLHKPEWAEFNLKPDSLYFNDGQRRIDFLLVYEDESKKQHKRSFQKKQMRKRLAYESNLINCGLQLEATSSVVDEKLIFVKVHAPWELLCSFAEIMHIKLPLQPNDLKTRDSPFKWISRFFSVDENIIKPEQEFFTAPFEIDRLSDFYIQDKETFFNPATRSRIVHFILCRGEYAIRDNVRKFGINKLLDSGIYKAAFPLHDSRFNYQSEDPNCPNERYLLYREWAHPRNIFKLQPLDLVRKYYGEKIGIYFAWLGFYTQMLLLAAVVGLGCFLYGYFMKDNCTWSQEVCDPNIGGKIIMCPQCDQECTYWNLTITCESSKKLCIFDSFGTLVFAVFMGVWVTLFLEFWKRRQAELEYEWDTVEFLEQEEQVRPEYEARCHRVVVNEITQQEEHIPYTACGKCVRMTFCTSAVLFWILLIIASVIGIIVYRLSVFLVFSATLPRHINGTEAIQKYLTPQAATSVSASIISFIIIMILNMIYEKVAIMITDFELPRTQTDYENSLTMKMFLFQFVNYYSSCFYIAFFKGKFVGYPGDPVYWLGKYRNEECDPGGCLLELTTQLTIIMGGKAIWNNIQEVLLPWLKNLIGRFCSASRSEKVVPRWEQDYHLQPIGKLGLFYEYLEMVIQFGFVTLFVASFPLAPLLALMNNLLEIRIDAWKITTQFRRIVPQKAQDIGAWQPIMQGIALLAVVTNAMIIAFTSDMIPRLVYYWSFSVPPYGSQSTYSMKGYINNTLSVFAVSDFRNESKPAALPMFANQTTCRYRDFRYPPGHEHQYEHNIYYWHVIAAKLSFIIVMEHIIYLVTFAISHIIPDVSKKTKSKIKREKYLIQTLLHENPVKAMKKNMGSIADKILKGADGTFRPKTE, via the exons AGGAAGAGGCTAGCATATGAATCTAACTTGATAAACTGCGGTTTGCAGCTAGAAGCAACAAGTTCG GTCGTGGATGAAAAGCTTATATTTGTAAAAGTGCACGCACCTTGGGAACTGCTGTGCAGCTTCGCTGAAATTATGCACATCAAATTGCCCCTGCAACCCAATGACCTGAAAACCCGTGACTCACCATTTAAGTGGATTAGCAGATTCTTCAGTGTGGATGAAAATATCATCAAACCAGAGCAGGAGTTTTTCACTGCGCCATTTGAAATCGACCGTTTGTCAGACTTTTACATACAGGACAAGGAAACTTTCTTCAATCCAGCAACCAGGAGCCGGATA GTTCATTTTATTCTTTGCCGTGGGGAATATGCTATAAGAGACAACGTGAGAAAGTTTGGAATCAATAAGCTACTGGACTCTGGGATATACAAAGCAGCTTTTCCACTCCATGAT TCAAGATTCAACTACCAGTCAGAGGATCCCAACTGTCCAAATGAACGGTATCTGCTGTACAGAGAATGGGCTCACCCTCGAAATATTTTCAAGTTACAGCCCTTAGATCTTGTCAG GAAATATTATGGGGAGAAAATTGGAATCTATTTTGCCTGGCTAGGATTCTATACTCAGATGTTACTCCTGGCAGCAGTTGTTGGACTCGGGTGCTTTTTATATGGCTATTTTATGAAGGACAACTGCACTTGGAG CCAAGAAGTCTGTGACCCGAACATAGGAGGTAAAATCATCATGTGCCCCCAATGTGATCAAGAATGTACATACTGGAACCTCACAATCACCTGTGAATCGTCCAAG AAGCTGTGTATCTTCGATAGCTTCGGAACACTTGTGTTTGCAGTATTTATGGGAGTATGGG TTACTTTGTTTCTGGAGTTTTGGAAAAGACGGCAGGCTGAGCTGGAATACGAATGGGACACTGTTGAGTTCTTGGAGCAAGAAGAACAAGTACGTCCCGAATATGAAGCAAGATGCCATCGCGTCGTAGTGAATGAAATAACACAG CAAGAAGAGCATATCCCCTACACAGCTTGTGGAAAGTGCGTGAGGATGACCTTCTGCACCAGCGCTGTCTTATTCTGG ATCCTGCTCATTATCGCCTCAGTTATTGGCATAATTGTTTACAGGCTGTCTGTTTTCCTGGTGTTTTCCGCAACGCTCCCAAGGCATATCAATGGCACTGAAGCCATCCAGAAGTACTTGACTCCGCAAGCAGCAACTTCAGTTTCTGCTTCCATCATAAGCTTCATCATCATTATGATTCTGAACATGATCTATGAGAAAGTAGCAATCATGATTACGGACTTTG AACTACCAAGGACGCAGACCGATTATGAAAACAGCCTCACCATGAAGATGTTCTTGTTCCAATTTGTCAACTATTATTCTTCCTGTTTCTACATTGCATTCTTTAAGGGTAAATTTGTAGGTTACCCTGGCGACCCTGTTTATTGGCTGGGGAAATACAGAAATGAAGAG TGTGATCCAGGTGGATGTCTCCTTGAACTTACAACACAACTGACAATAATAATGGGAGGCAAAGCAATCTGGAATAATATACAAGAAGTGCTTCTTCC GTGGCTTAAGAACCTGATTGGAAGATTTTGTTCAGCTTCACGGTCTGAGAAAGTTGTCCCTCGCTGGGAACAGGACTACCACCTGCAACCCATTGGCAAACTTGGATTGTTTTATGAGTATCTTGAAATGG TTATACAGTTTGGATTTGTCACTTTGTTTGTGGCCTCGTTCCCACTGGCTCCCCTTCTGGCACTTATGAACAATTTACTGGAAATACGTATAGACGCCTGGAAGATTACCACACAGTTCAGGCGCATAGTTCCTCAGAAAGCTCAGGACATAGGAGCATGGCAGCCCATCATGCAAGGAATAGCTCTTCTTGCTGTGGTGACCAAT GCAATGATAATTGCTTTTACGTCCGATATGATTCCACGCCTGGTGTATTACTGGTCATTTTCCGTTCCTCCCTATGGAAGTCAGAGCACTTACTCCATGAAGGGGTACATAAACAACACACTTTCCGTCTTTGCTGTGTCAGACTTCAGAAACGAAAGCAAGCCAGCCGCTCTTCCCATGTTTGCTAACCAGACAACATGCAG GTACCGGGATTTCCGATATCCCCCTGGGCACGAACATCAATATGAACACAATATCTATTACTGGCATGTTATTGCAGCCAAGCTCTCATTCATCATTGTCATGGAG CATATCATCTACTTGGTGACATTTGCTATTTCACACATAATTCCCGATGTGTCAAAGAAAACCAAAAGCAAAATCAAACGGGAGAAGTATCTAATACAGACACTCCTGCATGAGAATCCTGTGAAAGCTATGAAGAAAAATATGGGGAGCATCGCCGACAAAATATTAAAAGGCGCAGACGGCACTTTCCGGCCTAAAACTGAATAG